TCGGTCGGCGTCCCCACCGTTGGTGGCGAGGTGTATTTCGACGAGGGTTACAATGGGAACATTCTGGTGAACGCATTCACGCTCGGCACAGTGCGCACGGATCGCATCTTTCGCGCGCGCGCGGCTGGTGTCGGCAATCCCGTGATCTATGTCGGTTCGCGTACCGGGCGCGACGGTATTCATGGTGCCAGCCTTTTAGCCTCGCGTGAGTTCGACGCCAAGTCAGAAGAACTGCGCCCTGCCGTGCAAGTCGGCGATCCGTTCACCGAGAAGCTCTTAATCGAAGCCTGCTTGGAACTCATGCAGCGTGACCTCATCGTCGCCATCCAAGATATGGGCGCAGCGGGATTGACCAGCTCTTCCGTGGAAATGGCTGGGCGCGGCGGCACCGGTTTTACACTCAATCTCAATGCCATTCCCACACGCGAAGACAACATCTCGCCCTACGAATTACTGCTCTCTGAGTCGCAAGAACGTATGCTGATCGTCGCCAAAGCCGGCTGCGAGGACGCGGTGCGCACGATCTTTTCCCGCTGGGATCTGCAAGCGGAGGTTGTCGGCGCGGTCACGGACGATGGCCAGTTCCGCGCTTCTTGGGAAGGCGAAGAAGTGGTGCGCATCCCGGTGGCCGCTCTGACAGATGATGCCCCGATGTACGAGCGTCCGGCGGCGGCACCGGCAGACTTGGCCGAGCGCCAATACCTTGACCTCGCCACCATTCCTCTGCCGACCGATTATGGGCAAGTCCTGCTGCAACTCCTGACCTCCCCCAACCTTGCGAGTAAGGAATGGGTCTACCACCAATACGATTCCTTCGTCTGTGGCAACACCGTCGTGCAACCTGGGTCCGATGCCGCCATTATCCGCTTAAAAGGCACCACCAAAGGGATTGGCTTGAGCGTCGATTGCAATAGCCGCTACTGCCTGCTCGATCCCTATCGTGGCGGACAGATCGCGGTAGTCGAAGGCGCACGCAATCTCGCGGTCAGCGGCGCGCGCCCGGTGGCACTGTCCGATTGCCTGAATTTTGGCAGTCCAGAGAAGCCGGAAGTCATGTGGCAATTTCAACAAGCGATTGCCGGCATGCGTGACGCCTGCCTCGCCTTGGGCCTCGCGGTCGTCAGTGGCAATGTCAGCTTCTACAACGAGACCGAAGGCCGAGCGATTCCGCCGACCCCAACTATCGCCACGGTGGGGATTCTTGCCGACCTGACCCAGCATGTGACGCAGTGGTTCAAACATCCAGGCGACGTCATCGTCCTTTTGGGCGAGACCAAAGAAGAATTAGG
This DNA window, taken from Deltaproteobacteria bacterium, encodes the following:
- the purL gene encoding phosphoribosylformylglycinamidine synthase subunit PurL is translated as MHRTIAVTPQVAQDHGLTPDEYQRILKTLGRTPTFEELGVFSVMWSEHCSYKSSRRFLRNLPTTGPEILQGPGENAGIVDVGDGLAVVFKIESHNHPSFIEPYHGAATGVGGIIRDVFTMGARPIASLNSLRFGDITHPRTPYLVKGVVAGIGGYGNSVGVPTVGGEVYFDEGYNGNILVNAFTLGTVRTDRIFRARAAGVGNPVIYVGSRTGRDGIHGASLLASREFDAKSEELRPAVQVGDPFTEKLLIEACLELMQRDLIVAIQDMGAAGLTSSSVEMAGRGGTGFTLNLNAIPTREDNISPYELLLSESQERMLIVAKAGCEDAVRTIFSRWDLQAEVVGAVTDDGQFRASWEGEEVVRIPVAALTDDAPMYERPAAAPADLAERQYLDLATIPLPTDYGQVLLQLLTSPNLASKEWVYHQYDSFVCGNTVVQPGSDAAIIRLKGTTKGIGLSVDCNSRYCLLDPYRGGQIAVVEGARNLAVSGARPVALSDCLNFGSPEKPEVMWQFQQAIAGMRDACLALGLAVVSGNVSFYNETEGRAIPPTPTIATVGILADLTQHVTQWFKHPGDVIVLLGETKEELGASEYLASIHGRTAGAPPTLDLAREKRLQDTCLAAARERLFSSAHDLAEGGFAVALAEACITRPEQSIGATVSLSSDLRPDALLFGESQSRVLVSLPRTALPRLQEIAEAADILLTELGVVGGTDLDIAGYLRMPMAMLQQEWRTALAKQLG